TGAGACGTGCTATTCGGCACGTCGTGGTCCAGCCAGGAACAAACCTTATGACTGTAATGTCATGCCTCTCACTGGGTCCCCCTAGCTCTGTGCAGTTTTATGTGCACTGTGGCTGTTTTGTGtgctgtattgttgtctctaccttcttgaactttgtgctgttgactgtggccaataatgtttgtactatgttgtgttgtcatgtgtttctgcctTGCTATACTGTTGTCTTATATTgtatttcttttctttttttaatcccaggccccgtccccgcaggaggccttttgccttctggtaggccgtcattgtaaataagaatgtgttcttaactgacttgcctagttaaataaaggttcaataaataaaaagcccagccacacacacaccttgactgGGGCATGCTGCTGGAAACGTGCACAAAGATAAGGGAATCCCATATTTCATATTATTTCATGATGAACGAATGTGTATGCCTGTGAATGAAATCTAAAATGACGTTAGGTAGGCATGTCTGGTATTTGTGGTGCGTTGTTCTAGCTGCACTTGCAGAAGCTTGGTTTATTGGTTCAGAAATGCGCAGTGTCACAGTCTGACGTGGTACTACGGCGCCTATCCGTGTGTTTATCTCTGATACCTGACGGCGTGTTCCTTTCTCAGTGCCTCTGATCACGACCACTTCGACTGCAGACCAGCGACTCTCCCGCTTTATGGAAACCGAGGCTGTGCGTTCTGTTGTAGTTATGCTGCCTCCCAAGAACTGCCTCCCGAGGAACTACAGCTGCATAGCTGGGTTGTTCGGGAGCTTGACTGCAGACCCGAGACTAGAAGACGAAGAGGGGATGGAGCTGAACGGAACAAGCGAGCCCATCGAGATGCACCATGTGGTGGATGAGAGACCAAGAGGCCGGGAATCCTTCCTCAAACCCCCGCAGAGTCCGAACCTGCGCCGGAGGTGCAAGTCTCTGCCGACCCCCATAGAGAGAGCGAAGCTTGAGATCTCCCGCAGCCGGAGTCCCTGCAGCCAGAAAAAGGTCCGTTTTGCCGACTCTCTGGGTCTGGAGCTCACCTCTGTGAAGCACTTCAATGACACAGACATACCCGATGTGCCGGAGCGCATACTGGCCAGATTCGACAGGGCTCCCCTCCATCTGAACCCATTTGACAAGTTCCCCAGGGCACCGACCACCCAGTCAAGTTTTATGGAGCTGCAATTCAAGAACCCCGGGACCCTACCAGGCTTTACTGAGAAAGTGAAAGAAGTGAAAGTGTTGTTGGAGTCTGCTGAAGCCGACGAGTTCAGTCTGTCCGGCGTCGTGCGGGTTTTGAACATGGCTTTCGAGAAAAGTGTCTATTTGAGGTTCTCAATCAACAACTGGATAACCTTCATGGACAGTCTGACATCATATGTCCCAGAATCAAGTGACGGTGTAACAGACAAATTCTCCTTTAAGATAATCACCCCAACGACGTTTCTGGAGAGCGGAGGCACGTTCCAGTTTGCCATTAGATACTGCGTTGGTGGAGATGAGTATTGGGACAATAATGACGGGGTCAACTACAAAGTGCGACGCCACAGATTTAAGATTTCCCCACCCCGTGAGTGGGAGGATGGCTGGATTCACTTCATCTAACCTGCATGCGCCCTTGGCGTTCTCACCGGCGCACTGTGTGTGTAAAGCACGCAATCTCGCAACGGGCACCGCTTTACCATAATGAAGAATAGGGCTACCATAGGCTATAGCCTCTACACATTGTGTTAATGATCCAACCGCCGTGTCCAGCTGTACACTCActcatttttttacattgtttgggTTCTGTTTTTTTCACCACCATCACATTGGTTTTGTTTCATGTCATTATGTTTGACAGATTTGACAGGATTGAAGGACAAGCCCTTCATTAGGTGTCCGCCGTGGGAGGTAAATCTGCTGTATGATAATTAGCCTTGGTATTGGGGACTTTGTAGTCCTGTGCCCTTTGGTATGGCCCGACTATTCTCTTATGTAATGCAGGGACATGTGCCGTTGAAAACGTGCCAGGAATATACCCCATTTAAGCGTCACTGTCCCTCTCTAAAACGCAGCGATGCTCGCTTCAATCCCCACCTTTGACTATTTCATGAAACATATTTTGCGATGTCTTAACCGTCAACGACTGCTTATAAAAAACGGAGGAAAATTGTTATGAAAACACTAAGACAGCTTCCAGCCCGTCTTCTCTCTGTTTATTTCCGATAGCACGGGACTGTGCTCACGTGCATCCCCCTGTGTAACTGTCATGCATGCTTTCAATCAGATTGTCTCATCTGAAAACTCCAGCGGATGGGGCAGGCCGAAGCTCAGTCACAACAATATTCGCACTGGATCAACAAAGGAAATATCAAATTGTCATTTGTTTTACCAATTCCTCATCTTTTCATCTTCTTGGATATGCCTTATAATACCCCTTATAACTAAAGGGGAACGCTGCTGTGGGAAATGATTAAACCCTCCTTTCTCTGTAGCACTGCTTAACGAGATGATGTTAGAAAAAGGAAATCATCCCACGAGCCTTGTTCGCTGGTTATAAATGCACCCGAATTTTTTCTCCAGAGGATGGTAACCAATAGCGGGAGAGTTGACTGGGTCAGAGTGGAGCCCTAcagtctagctgtaggctagccTATTAGGATGCTCTGGTATGACCCAAAACATGTAACATAATAATATGTGGATCTTTCCCACTCTAAAATGCCAAATAATGCATATGCTATATGCATTATTTTAAACTAGAGAACATGTATATTTGACTAAAAAAAAACTATTGTACAGAACATTTTGTTCAGGGTCTTACAGTAGCTTTTCTCTGCAGTGCAGTCAGTCTGCATGTATCTGACAGGTGATATTTTACAACATTCCTGTTGTGACACTCTTGATCTCAACCAGTCGCAATAATTCACCAGGTGTCTTGTAAACAATAGTTGAGGATAGCTCTAACCCTAAGGTCCACTGCAGAATCAGTCCCCACTGCCTCACCCATACAGTATCTCTACCTTCTTCAAGGTTGAGCTTTAACGACAAAATCCACACGGATATCACTCCATTTTACAACTGTTATTACACAATGATAAATTATAGACACAGATACTGTTGGACGTTTGTTTCTGTTCCTTGTTAGACCTGAAATGCAACTGTTGCTGTGGAAAATTATACATTTACCTCAGATCGTTTCTAGAGTGCAGACCTGACGATCTTCCAAATATTCCAGGTTTTTCTCCTTTTATTCAGgttgaacaaaacaaaacattatttttttatgaaGTACAGTAGAATCAAAATAGTCAAAGTCATGCCATTTTTAAAACACACCCAGTTCAGTAAAACAGTAGCATTTCATTGTCAGTATTTTGTAAATAACTTCCACTGTGCAATGTTGTATTTTACAGTACAACTATGGTGATGACAGCATCTTAACTACTTTTACTGATTTCAAAGTTGTAATGTTAGACTTGGCTGATGATATAGAAAAGAGCAGTGTTTGTTTGGTAGGACTACATATTGTACAGTTGATGCTATTGCACTGGTGCTTCAAGCTGAACTCATTTGTTGGCACATTGGCATCACATAATGCATGTGTAAACCTCCTTCCActgagggccgagtgtctgcgggtttttgctCCACccctgtacttgattgatgaattaaggtcaccaattagtaaggaactcctctcacctggttgtctttgACACCCCTGACATGAGGTGAGGGAGCTCATTATGGATGGATGGCAAACTAACCTTAGGTTATGTAATGCAACAGCCCACATCACAAACGGTTTGTCTACATGTGTACTGGATGTACACCATGTTTAAATTAGAGTTTGTATTTATTTGGGTTGTTATAATTTGTGGGAGTTTTCTATGACATGAATGCTTGGAATGTATCAATATTTTGTTTTGAGTAGGATGCCTCTGAGAGATCAGCAACTTGGAGATGTATCTGTTTAGAAAATGGAATGCATCTCTGAGACTAACAGATGTAGTTATATAATATAGTTAGTTACTGTTGTCTGGCTATGGTGGTCAGTAAGAAAAGCCTGTGTTTACATGAGCCAGGACTTGGACGGGAGCTTGGCCAGACTATTCAACCCTTGAGATTGAAAATTGAAAATAGACTACTCATGACCACTGAGCATGTCCTAATGACGCAAACGGTTTAGCAGAGTTGTTTGGCTTATAGCAGAGTTGTTTAGTTTCCAGAGTCCAGCAGTTGGCTCTTTCTAATATCTCCATGGGAAATCTGTAGAGCCTGGTTGGACTAAATAACCTCACTCATGGTCTCACGTCCACCATGACATTAACCGACCtctagggctgcacgatatgggcaaacaaATGTAATAGcgatttttatttttaacaaataTGGTTATTGCGATTTGACGTGCGATAAATATCAAAATATTTGTGTTAACTGTTGGAATTATAGAAATAGATTGAATTATATTAAGAAGCTAAGTGGAAAGCAGCATCGTTCTTGTTTGGAACAATTTGTTGACTGCATTGACCTGACGGAACAACATGCAAATTTATAGTCAATCATCTAACAGCGAGGGGGAGGAACTGCGCTGCTTGAGTGACAGGGGCGAGGCTTAGTGTGTGTGGGAAGCAACCGCAAGATGAGAAAAAAACGTTAAAACCTGAAGATACTCACGGCTGAGATGTGTTTGAAAATATTGCATTTGATATGGATCTCTTGCGATATGGATATTGCACATGTCAATATATAATTTTGATGTATATTCGATTAATTGTGCAGCCCACTCTTGAGTTGAGACATGACCATTGGTTGACAACTGGTTGGCCTCACTGTGTTCAGAGGCATGCTAGTCTGTGCAGTCAGTGAGTTCCACACACGACAGCTGTATCTCCACAAAGACTACTGTGGTTAACAAGATGTCAagccttgtcagagattgttttaTGTTCTTAAGTCTGATGAAATATAATGGTTATTTTTCCTCATGTAGCTTTTGCTTATGATTTCTGTTAACTGTAAATATTCTCTCAATAAGTGTACATGTAGTACAGTATGATTTCACTCATGAATTGTTTCAATCACAACAGTTCAATTTGTGAATATGTCATGGAGGTAAAGATGTTTTATAGGGGAAGGATGAAAGGCTTCCAGAAACAGACAGTATAGGGTTTGTCAACACaatgtgagctatatggatcactccaatatattggtatcactccgcgccggagggatacatccgaggtgaaggatttacagatttactcccgtgtacaactgtgtcacggctggggtccgcccctatatatagaccccatggcCGCGACACGTTCTCTATACATTTTTTGAGGCGCCTCTAGCACCGTAGAAgattggagtgatccatatagctcacataaccgtggttacatacATAACCGTCATTAAGTTTCAttatattggatcactccaatatattggtatacaCGTACCAGATTAGTCGGTGCTAGAGGGACCCGGCCAGCCAGCGGCGAAATCCCAGTGCGGGACCGAGACGCAGGGACTGTCAATGTGGAACGGGGTCCCGGCCCTGTCCCCGGAAGGGGAGGCGACACCCAGGACCGCTAAACCAACCGCAGAGGGAGGTGCCACATGTACCCGATAGTACCGAGCAAAATGTGCAAGAAGAAGCCCAGCTGGCCGCAACACAGATCTCAGCGAGGGGAACTCCTCTCAGTAGAGCCAAGGACGCAGCCACACATCATGTTGAATGTGCCACCACAGATCCCAGCACTGGCATGCCATCCAGGCGGTATGCTGTCGTAATCATGTCCACGATCCAGTGAGAGAGCCTCTGCTTTGATAGCCCAGCCCACAGGACTCTTTCACCATAGCAGACAAAGAGCTGGTCTGTTGTTCTCACTGACTGTGTCCTCCACATAGGCAACCAGTGCCCTCACAGGGCACAGCATGTCAGAGGGAGGCCCAGACTCCCCCACCACTGCAGGGGGGTCGTAAGCAGACAGGATAAAAGGGATGTTCACATGCCTGTCTGACATATCCTTCGGGAGGAATGAAGGGTTGGGGTGGAGAGATATACTCCTCCCCTCGGGGTCCATCCGGTAGCACTCAGAACTTACAGGAAGTGCATAGAGCTCACCCACCCTCTTCAAGAAAGCCACCTTCATAGAGAGGTGTTTCAGGGAGGCAGACTCCAACGGTTCGAAAGCCAGCTTTGCCAAAGCTGCCAAGACCACATCCAGATCCCAGCTTGCCAGTGAGTGGGTCCTAGTTGGACGCAGGCGACAAACACCCTTCATAAACCTGGAGACCAAGGGATGGCGCCCCACTGGCCTGTCCATCCACCCCACATGGCAGGCAGATATAGTGGCTAAATACCCGCTCAGTGTAGAGGCTGCCAAGCCCTCATCCAAGAGAGACTGCAGGTATTGGAGGACATAATGCACCCCGCATGACTCGGGCACAACCTCAATACCAGTGCACCAAGAGCAGAACAACCGCCAGCACAACTGGTATGCCGCGGTTGTAGCCGGCGCCCTTGCGTTCTGCATGGTGTTCATTACACCCTCCTGTAGTCCTAACATGGATCCTTGGTGCCGTTCAGTGGCCAACCCCACAGACTGAGGCGGTGCGGCCTCGGATGCCACAGAGTTCCCCTGGCCTGAGACAGCAAGTCCGGTCTCAGGGGAAGTTGCCAAGATGTCCCAGACAACAgggacaggagaaggctgaacaAGGGTCGTCTGGGCCAGTATGGGGCCACCAGAAGCAGACAATGCTCTGCCATCCTGGTCCTGTCCAGCACAGCCTGGATCAGGGGAAAAGGGGGGAATGCGTAAAGCTCCAGCCCTGGCCAATCGTGAGCCAGAGCATCCAAGCCAAGAGGCCCTGGTGTCTCTGACATGGAGTACCACAGGGTGCAGTGTGCATTGTCCAGAGAGGCAAACAGATCCACCTGCTCCCCCCCGAACTTGTCCCACAGGTGCTGCACCACCTGGGGATGTAGGCTCCAGTCCCAAGATGGTTGGCCCTCCCTAGAGAGCATATCCGCTGCCACACTCAGGATGTCAGGTGCGTACGCTGCGCATAGAGATGCTAGACAGCCCAGAGCTCCCATGCTATAAGATTGAGGCGGTGGGACCTCAGTCCACCCTGATGGTTGATGTAAGCCACCACTGTGGTGTTGTCCTTTCTCACCAGGACATGTCTTCCTTTCAGATGTGGAAGGAAAGACCACAGGGCCACGAAGTCGTAGTGTAACGCTAACAAAACACAAGCATGACAAACCACGGGCGGAAGATACAGATCAACCATGCGCAGCAAGTGGAGCACTCAAGAGGAGGGGCTGGCCATGTGGCCAACTGCTCCAGGCTGCAAAACAGCCAGTGAGTATACTTCCACGCAAGATATTACACTTACCAGGGATTTACCAAGCGAACTTCAGAAAGTTTGTACCTCAAACCATACAGACATCTGCCGAGAAAATGAAAGAGAATGTGTCGTGGCCATGGGGTCTATATACAGGGGCGGACCCCAGccgtgacacaggtgtacacgggagtaaatctgtaaatcctcacctcggatgtatccctccgccgcggagtgataccaatatatCGGAGTGATCCAATATAGGGAAATATAACCACATTTTATGAGCACTCGCTGATGTTTATCTGTTTTTATGTGTCGCATATTGAATGTCTTTCTGCTACCATATTATGTCATGTAATAGCATTTCAAAAACAGGATTGCAAGCGGTGGATGGATACCCATCTCAGAACTAGAAAGTAATCTAAAAACAATCTGAACAAAatagaatttcaggaaatgtcCTTTAAAACTGCGGTACGCCACTGAACCTTAGGCCAAAATGCGGGCGGGGTCCCAGGAATGATAGGGTTATTGTATAAGGTGTAACTAAAGATGGTTCCATTGCCTTATGTTTAGAGTTCATACTGAAATGAACACATAAGAGGTCTAAGCTGTGAAGGGATGTTATGGTAGGTTGATCAACATGTGCTAATAGTCTCGAGCAGTCAAATCATACTGGATAGTATGTTCTGGGGCTAAGCTGAGGGGATCTTTAGACTAAAGAGTTGCATGCATGCCACTAAAGACAAAATACACTGAAGTATCTGAAACATCTGAAAGGAGTGACTAATGATTGTAATATTGAGCTACTCAAAGTGCATAGTGCACTTTGAGTAGGAAAGCTAGGAAAAGAGGCATGGTTTGGTTTGGTATGTCTCTTATGACTTTACACGTATTCCTGTGAATTGCTACTAACCAAGATGTTCTCGATCCCCAGTCATGTTTGATACACAGCTTTCTCTCTCACTGTGAAATGTTATACATCTGAAATAGTTTAGATCAAGTTCATTTTACTCATATGTGAAGTGGAGGAAGTGAATTTCCCTTGGTTTGAACTATAAGGTTATCAGTATTCTTCTTTTGAACCTATGCAAACCTTACTACTGCAATCCATCATCTGTCTGTGTTGATGTGTCTTGGTGTCTGATGTATTGTTTGGAGCTAATGTTTATCACTGTATTCTGGCTGTTTGCATGCACGGCGGAAGTACCCCTGTTATTTTTATGGGGAGTTTGTAATGTAGCCTATATTTTATTGAAACAACGGCAATAAAGGCCTTTGTGATGGGAAATTGAAAcgtgttttagttttttccatTTCCTTTATCACGCTACAATCAGCAGcatggtataattaagcaataaggcacgaggggatgtggtacatggccaatataccacgaataagggctgttcttatgcactacgcatcgcggagtgcctggacacagccctgaGCCGtcgtatattggtcatataccacaaacccccaaagtgccttattgctattataaactggttaccaatgtaattagatcagtaaaaatacatgttttgtcatacctgtggtatatggtctgatatacaacggctgtcagccaatcagcattcagtgctcgagccacccagtttataataacctttaccttaaccttTCATTACAATAGCTTTAACTCAATTAGAATCAATGTCACAGTATCCTCTGAGAGGACACAGGTTTATTACAAAGCTCTACAGATGAATTTCCCTGCAGGGTGTGATTTTGATTGTATTATGAGAGATCTAATTTTCTCCTCTGAATGCTccgctgctgtctgtctgctctgagcTGACTGGCTCATTTATCAGATGACCGTCTAATCCACACAGGACCCTAGTCCTGTAGGACATAACATTTCTTGCTGCGCTGCAGATGCCAGCTGCTCAGCCCCTCGCTGCAGTCATGACGAGACACATGTCCTTGAATTGATCAGCTTTGTCGGCACGCCCCCTCAGCGTTGCATGGGTGGGGTTGCATGGGTGGTTTTGGAGGGCAGGAGGACAGGCTGAGGGATATCTTGTGATCAGGAGAGTTGACTTCAGACACAATTTTGTCTCTGACATGTAGGCTATATACCCGAGAAGAGGTACTCTTGGtgtccttgactttttccattctGATGGATGGGCATATTCTTATAATGTCTTCATGGTATAGGTTATCTATTTTATATGCAAGGGCACACAGAGTTCCAGTTACAGCCGTATGGTATTACCATGACATTTCATTAGCTATTGATCTATTCAATAGATTGCATTTAGCTCTCCATTGACTAGTTTCCTCTCAAAATATTGATTGCTCTGGAGCACACTTCTATAGGACGGAATCTAAATGGTGAAAGACTCTATAGGATGGAATCTTAATAGTAAAAGACTATAGGATGAATCTTAATAGTGAAAGACTCAATAGGACTGAATCTTTATAGTAAAAGACTATAGGATGAATCTTAATAGTGAAAGACTCAATAGGACTGAATCTTTATAGTGAAAGACTATAGGATGAATCTTAATAGTGAAAGACTCAATAGGACTGAATCTTTATAGTGAAAGACTATAGGATGAATCTTAATAGTGAAAGACTCAATAGGACTGAATCTTTATAGTGAAAGACTATAGGACTGGATCTTTATAGTAAAAGACTATAGGACTGGATCTTAATAGTGAAAGACTATAGGACTGAATCTTTATAGTGAAAGACTATAGGACTGAATCTTTATAGTGAAAGACTCTATAGGACTGGATCTTAATAGTGAAAGACTATAGGACTGGATCTTAATAGTGAAAGACTATAGGACTGAATCTTTATAGTGAAAGACTCTATAGGACTGAATCTTTATAGTGAAAGACTATAGGACTGGATCTTAATAGTGAAAGACTATAGGACTGAATCTTTATAGTGAAAGACTCTATAGGACTGGATCTTAATAGTGAAAGACTCTATAGGACTGAATCTTTATAGTGAAAGACTATAGGACTGGATCTTAATAGTGAAAGACTATAGGACTGAATCTTTATAGTGAAAGACTATAGGACTGTATCTTAATAATGAAAGACTCTATAGGACTGAATCTTTATAGTGAAAGACTCTATAGGACTGTATCTTAATAATGAAAGACTCTATAGGACTGAATCTTTATAGTGAAAGACTCTATAGGACTGCATTTTAATAGTAAAAGTCTCTATAGGACTGAATCTTTATAGTGAAAGACTTTATAGGACTGAATCTTAATAATGAAAGACTCTATAGGACTGAATCTTAATAGCTGGTTCAGAGTGGAGGACAGATTGACTGCATCAGTGCTGCTCTTTGTAACAAGTATTGATATGCTGAAAGTAATGAAATTGTCTGTTCAGCCAGTTAACACACAGCTCAAAAACCCATATATACCCCACAAGACTAGCAATCAGgcatctcttcacagtccccaagtccagaagaGAGGCTGGGAGACACACAATACTGTATAGAGCAATGACTATATGTTCTCTtccaccacacgcacacacacacgcacacacacacacattattcttTGGTTGTGTTCTTTAGCAGCGACAGCTTGAAAGTGTCGACATGAcaaaggttagctagccagccgcgacgcgacgccttgtccagactccagacttagtcaacacacctagtcatcaaacccactgctagctagccaaccgttaccgactagcagcgctgtagatactaatacattacaacggaacgatttgactagtgcagtgttagctagctagctacatagttgtctttgtcatagcttgataattgtgtagtttagtaattatcgaagttagctagccagctatttccgtcccccgcgacgccatttttccaaacctagccaactattaccgacgagcagcattgtagaaactaaatacattacaaaggaacgtcttgattagtgttatgttagctagctacaaagttgcttttgtatcatgacaaggtgtagtactgaaactatcgaggttacctagccagctacacgttcaaacaaagtcaacaacgcagccactgctagctagcctacttcaccagccagcagtactgtatcattttcgtcattttagtcaataagattttcgcaacgtaagcttaactttctgaacattcgagacgtgtagtccacttgtcattccaatctcctttgcattagcgtagcctcttctgtagcttgtcaactatgtgtctgtctatccctgttctctcccctctgcacaggccatacaaacgcttcacaccgcgtggccgctgccactctaacctggtggtcccagcgcgcacgacccacgtggagttccaggtctccggcagcctctggaactgccggtctgcggccaacaaggctgagttcatctcagcctatgctaccctccagtccctagacttcctggcgctgacggaaacatggattaccacagataacactgctactcctactgctctctcctcgtctgcccacgtgttctcgcatacccctagagcatcgagccagcggggtggtggcactggaatcctcatctctcccaagtggacattctctctttctcccctgacccatctgtctatctcctcatttgaattccatgctgtcacagttaccagcccttttaagcttaacatccttatcatttatcgccctccaggttccct
This region of Salmo trutta chromosome 29, fSalTru1.1, whole genome shotgun sequence genomic DNA includes:
- the LOC115167605 gene encoding protein phosphatase 1 regulatory subunit 3E-like gives rise to the protein MTLVPLITTTSTADQRLSRFMETEAVRSVVVMLPPKNCLPRNYSCIAGLFGSLTADPRLEDEEGMELNGTSEPIEMHHVVDERPRGRESFLKPPQSPNLRRRCKSLPTPIERAKLEISRSRSPCSQKKVRFADSLGLELTSVKHFNDTDIPDVPERILARFDRAPLHLNPFDKFPRAPTTQSSFMELQFKNPGTLPGFTEKVKEVKVLLESAEADEFSLSGVVRVLNMAFEKSVYLRFSINNWITFMDSLTSYVPESSDGVTDKFSFKIITPTTFLESGGTFQFAIRYCVGGDEYWDNNDGVNYKVRRHRFKISPPREWEDGWIHFI